A portion of the Pseudarthrobacter defluvii genome contains these proteins:
- a CDS encoding CitMHS family transporter, producing MLVILGFAMIAVFMVLIMTKKLTPVLALIIVPTVFGLFAGAGLGIGDMVMDSMKSMTSTAALLMFAIIYFGLMIDVGLFDPLVKFILRKLGNDPAKVVLGTAILAAAVSLDGDGSTTFILTTAAMLPVYLRLKMSPVVLTCVAGLANGTMNILPWGGPTARAATALKIDVNDVFVPMIPSLVAGLVVVLAFSWLLGLQERNRLRATAPEIWGVPDTAEEFDGGTPAGASGTGASGTGRVRKGGNPGGAAPAGGSVAVLDRTETLVDEHDTAMADTALDPNRSTLRPKLFWFNLALTVAVMVVLVANVIPLPFVFMVGAAIALLVNFPKVKDQGAQLIAHAPSIVAVVSMVMAAAVLTGVLKGTGMVEAMSAWLVQIIPTSMGPFMAVITGVLSIPMTFFMSNDAFYFGVLPVLSETAAHYGVGAADMARASITGQPFHLQSPLVPAILLLVSLAKVDLGDHHKKVLWRTAVISLVMLGVGMLTGAIGIG from the coding sequence GTGCTGGTAATACTTGGATTCGCCATGATCGCGGTTTTCATGGTGCTGATCATGACGAAGAAGTTGACGCCAGTGCTGGCGTTGATCATCGTCCCTACTGTTTTTGGCCTGTTCGCCGGTGCCGGCCTGGGCATCGGCGACATGGTGATGGACTCCATGAAGTCCATGACCTCCACCGCGGCCCTGCTGATGTTCGCCATCATCTACTTCGGCCTGATGATCGACGTCGGGCTCTTTGACCCGCTGGTGAAGTTCATCCTCCGCAAACTGGGCAACGACCCCGCCAAGGTTGTCCTGGGCACCGCCATCCTGGCCGCTGCCGTGTCCCTGGACGGTGACGGGTCCACCACCTTCATCCTCACCACCGCAGCCATGCTGCCGGTCTACCTGCGCCTCAAGATGAGCCCCGTGGTCCTCACCTGCGTGGCCGGCCTGGCCAACGGCACCATGAACATCCTGCCCTGGGGAGGCCCCACGGCCCGTGCCGCCACCGCCCTGAAGATCGACGTCAACGACGTCTTCGTCCCCATGATCCCGTCCCTCGTCGCCGGACTGGTCGTCGTCCTCGCCTTCTCCTGGCTGCTGGGCCTGCAGGAACGCAACCGCCTCCGCGCCACCGCCCCCGAGATCTGGGGCGTGCCGGACACCGCCGAAGAGTTCGACGGCGGCACACCCGCAGGTGCCTCCGGAACCGGCGCTTCCGGTACCGGCCGTGTCCGCAAGGGCGGCAACCCCGGCGGAGCAGCCCCCGCCGGTGGTTCGGTGGCAGTCCTGGACCGCACCGAGACCCTGGTGGACGAGCACGACACCGCCATGGCGGACACCGCGCTCGACCCCAACCGCAGCACCCTGCGCCCCAAGCTGTTCTGGTTCAACCTGGCCCTGACCGTCGCCGTCATGGTGGTGCTTGTCGCCAACGTCATTCCGCTGCCGTTCGTGTTCATGGTGGGCGCCGCAATCGCCCTGCTGGTTAACTTCCCCAAGGTCAAGGACCAGGGCGCCCAGCTGATTGCGCACGCACCGTCCATCGTCGCCGTGGTCAGCATGGTCATGGCCGCCGCCGTCCTCACCGGCGTCCTCAAGGGCACCGGCATGGTGGAAGCCATGTCTGCGTGGCTGGTCCAGATCATCCCCACCTCCATGGGCCCGTTCATGGCGGTCATCACCGGTGTGCTCAGCATCCCCATGACGTTCTTTATGAGCAATGACGCGTTCTACTTCGGCGTCCTGCCCGTCCTCAGTGAAACCGCTGCCCACTACGGGGTCGGCGCCGCCGACATGGCCCGTGCCTCCATCACCGGCCAGCCGTTCCACCTGCAGAGCCCGCTGGTTCCGGCCATCCTGTTGCTGGTCTCGCTGGCCAAGGTGGACCTGGGCGACCACCACAAAAAGGTCCTGTGGCGCACCGCCGTCATCTCCCTGGTAATGCTCGGAGTCGGCATGCTTACCGGAGCCATTGGAATCGGCTAG
- the hutI gene encoding imidazolonepropionase, with translation MSTLITNIAELMTQDLEHRVLKHAAVVVEGERISWIGAAADAPAADDAVDAGGRAMLPGWVDSHSHLLFAGDRTAEFEARMAGEAYAAGGIAVTMEATRATSDFDLTRLAMGRVAEAVSQGTTYLETKTGYGLDVENEARSARIASTVADQVTYLGAHLVPSGQNSDEYTDLVCGPMLDAVRPYVQWADVFCEEGAFTAEQSRRVLLACRDAGLGLRVHGNQLGEGPGVQLAVELGAASVDHVNYLAEQDVKALAASWSGWDAVSGAGERGTVATCLPACDLSTRQPLAPARELLDAGVQVALASNCNPGTSYTSSMAYCVTTAVLQMRLSVHEAVRAATYGGALALHKDTGRDADGERAVGSIAVGHRADLHLLNAPSATHLAYRPGMPLTYAVWRAGARER, from the coding sequence ATGAGCACCCTGATCACCAACATCGCCGAGCTGATGACGCAGGACCTTGAGCACCGGGTCCTGAAGCATGCGGCGGTAGTCGTCGAGGGGGAACGGATCTCGTGGATCGGCGCCGCAGCCGATGCACCTGCAGCGGATGACGCCGTCGACGCCGGAGGCCGGGCCATGCTGCCAGGCTGGGTGGACTCGCACAGCCACCTGCTGTTCGCCGGGGACCGCACCGCAGAGTTTGAGGCCCGGATGGCGGGGGAGGCCTACGCGGCCGGTGGCATCGCCGTCACCATGGAAGCCACGCGCGCCACCTCCGATTTCGACCTCACCCGGCTGGCGATGGGCCGGGTCGCCGAGGCCGTCTCGCAGGGAACCACGTACCTGGAAACCAAAACCGGCTACGGCCTGGATGTGGAGAATGAGGCCCGGAGCGCCCGCATCGCCTCCACCGTGGCAGACCAGGTGACCTACCTCGGCGCCCACCTGGTTCCCAGCGGCCAGAATTCCGACGAGTACACGGACCTGGTCTGCGGACCGATGCTCGACGCCGTCCGTCCGTACGTCCAGTGGGCCGATGTCTTCTGCGAAGAGGGCGCATTCACCGCGGAACAGTCCCGGCGCGTGCTGCTGGCCTGCCGCGATGCGGGCCTGGGCCTGCGCGTGCACGGCAACCAACTGGGTGAAGGGCCGGGGGTGCAGCTTGCCGTGGAACTGGGAGCGGCGAGCGTGGACCATGTGAACTACCTGGCGGAGCAGGACGTGAAGGCCCTGGCAGCCTCCTGGTCCGGGTGGGACGCTGTTAGCGGCGCGGGTGAACGGGGCACTGTGGCCACCTGCCTCCCTGCGTGCGACCTCTCGACCCGCCAGCCGCTGGCTCCTGCCCGCGAGCTTCTCGATGCCGGAGTGCAGGTGGCGCTTGCCTCCAACTGCAATCCCGGCACCTCCTACACCAGTTCCATGGCGTATTGCGTGACCACTGCCGTCCTCCAGATGCGCCTGAGCGTGCACGAGGCAGTCCGCGCCGCCACATACGGTGGCGCCCTGGCGTTGCACAAGGACACCGGGCGGGATGCGGACGGTGAACGCGCCGTGGGGTCGATCGCGGTCGGGCACCGTGCGGACCTGCACCTCCTGAACGCGCCCTCCGCCACGCACCTCGCTTACCGCCCAGGCATGCCTTTGACGTACGCTGTGTGGCGGGCCGGAGCCCGGGAGCGGTAG
- the gatB gene encoding Asp-tRNA(Asn)/Glu-tRNA(Gln) amidotransferase subunit GatB codes for MSTDDILSFEEAMEKYDPVLGFEVHVELNTKTKMFSSAPNVFGDEPNTNVNEVDLGMPGVLPVVNKTAIESSIKIGLALNCKIAESCRFARKQYFYPDTPKNFQTSQYDEPIAYDGYLDVELEDGTVFRVEIERAHMEEDAGKLTHMGGATGRIQGADFSLVDYNRAGVPLVEIVTKPIEGAGSRAPELAKAYVAAVREIVKNLGVSDAKMERGNVRCDANVSLRPHGRERFGIRSETKNVNSLRAVEHAVRYEIQRHAAVLDSGEPVIQETRHWHEDTRTTTSGRAKSDADDYRYFPEPDLVPVVASREWVEELRATLPEPPAERRKRLKADWGYSDLEFRDVVNAGVLDEIEETIAAGATASVARKWWMGEIVGRAKAADVDPGQLGVEAATVVELSRMVEAGKINNKMASQVLDAVLAGEGTPEEIVEKRGLAVVSDDGPLLEAIDAALAAQPDVADKIRGGKVQAIGAIVGGVMKATRGQADAGRVKELILEKLGVTV; via the coding sequence ATGAGCACTGATGACATCCTGAGCTTCGAAGAGGCCATGGAGAAGTACGATCCCGTCCTGGGGTTCGAGGTCCATGTGGAGCTGAACACCAAGACCAAGATGTTCTCCTCCGCCCCCAACGTCTTCGGCGACGAGCCCAACACCAACGTCAACGAGGTGGACCTGGGTATGCCCGGCGTCCTGCCCGTGGTGAACAAGACGGCCATCGAGTCCTCCATCAAGATCGGCCTGGCGCTGAACTGCAAGATCGCCGAATCCTGCCGCTTCGCCCGGAAGCAGTACTTCTACCCGGACACCCCCAAGAACTTCCAGACGTCCCAGTACGACGAGCCCATCGCCTACGACGGCTACCTGGACGTCGAGCTCGAGGACGGCACCGTGTTCCGCGTGGAGATCGAGCGCGCGCACATGGAGGAGGACGCCGGGAAGCTGACCCACATGGGCGGCGCCACCGGCCGGATCCAGGGCGCCGACTTCTCGCTGGTGGACTACAACCGTGCCGGTGTTCCGCTGGTGGAAATCGTCACCAAGCCCATCGAGGGCGCCGGGTCCCGTGCACCGGAACTGGCCAAGGCCTACGTGGCGGCCGTCCGGGAGATCGTGAAGAACCTGGGCGTGTCCGACGCGAAGATGGAACGGGGCAACGTCCGCTGCGATGCGAACGTTTCGCTCCGCCCGCACGGCCGTGAACGGTTCGGCATCCGTTCCGAGACCAAGAACGTAAACTCGCTGCGCGCCGTGGAGCACGCCGTCCGCTACGAGATCCAGCGCCACGCCGCTGTCCTGGACTCGGGTGAACCGGTGATCCAGGAGACCCGCCACTGGCACGAGGACACCCGCACCACCACGTCCGGCCGCGCCAAGTCCGACGCGGACGACTACCGCTACTTCCCGGAACCGGACCTGGTTCCCGTGGTGGCGTCCCGCGAGTGGGTGGAGGAACTGCGCGCCACCCTGCCCGAGCCGCCGGCCGAGCGCCGCAAGCGCCTCAAGGCCGACTGGGGCTACTCCGACCTCGAATTCCGCGACGTGGTCAACGCCGGCGTCCTGGACGAGATCGAGGAAACCATCGCCGCCGGCGCCACCGCATCCGTGGCCCGCAAGTGGTGGATGGGTGAGATTGTGGGCCGTGCCAAGGCTGCCGACGTCGATCCCGGCCAGTTGGGCGTCGAGGCTGCCACGGTGGTGGAGCTGAGCCGCATGGTTGAGGCGGGCAAGATCAACAACAAGATGGCCTCCCAGGTGCTGGACGCCGTGCTCGCCGGTGAGGGCACCCCGGAGGAGATCGTGGAGAAGCGCGGCCTCGCCGTGGTATCCGATGACGGGCCCCTCCTGGAAGCCATCGACGCCGCACTCGCCGCGCAGCCCGACGTCGCGGACAAGATCCGTGGCGGCAAGGTGCAGGCCATCGGCGCGATCGTGGGCGGGGTCATGAAGGCTACCCGTGGACAGGCCGACGCCGGCCGCGTGAAGGAACTGATCCTGGAGAAGCTGGGCGTCACCGTCTAG
- a CDS encoding LysR family transcriptional regulator codes for MEVHQLEILRELGALGSVKAVADTLMVTPSAVSQQLAHLQRSVEVPLTRKEGRNLVLTEAGQVLADAGAAVVSAMAEARGALGTYHGSPAGRVTVSGFHSAGQALFAPLARMLDRPEHPRIELSDEDVAQQDFPALTARYDLVLAHRMDHSPRWPAERVAVIPLAHEPLDVALPVNHPLARKDAVTADDVGAEPWVTSHPGYSPADVLAAVAAVSSREPNIVHRINDYSTVAALVATGGVVGLLPRYTAGPVLNPDIVLRPLEGISTRRRIDLLARPENLKRRSVVMVCEALEDIMAGLVRQG; via the coding sequence ATGGAGGTTCATCAGCTCGAAATCCTGCGGGAACTGGGTGCCCTGGGCAGCGTGAAAGCGGTGGCCGATACGCTCATGGTGACCCCGTCGGCAGTGTCGCAGCAACTGGCCCATCTGCAGCGCAGCGTGGAGGTGCCGCTGACGCGCAAGGAGGGCCGGAACCTGGTGCTCACGGAGGCCGGCCAGGTCCTCGCCGACGCGGGTGCCGCCGTCGTCAGCGCCATGGCCGAGGCCCGCGGTGCGCTGGGAACGTATCATGGATCTCCCGCCGGCCGGGTGACGGTCAGCGGGTTCCACAGCGCGGGACAGGCCCTGTTCGCGCCGCTGGCCAGGATGCTGGACCGGCCCGAGCATCCGCGGATCGAGCTGTCTGACGAGGATGTTGCCCAGCAGGACTTTCCCGCCCTCACTGCCCGCTATGACCTAGTGCTGGCGCACCGCATGGACCACAGTCCGCGGTGGCCGGCGGAACGGGTTGCCGTCATCCCGCTGGCGCACGAGCCCCTGGACGTGGCACTGCCGGTCAACCACCCCCTGGCACGGAAGGATGCGGTGACGGCGGACGACGTCGGCGCCGAACCCTGGGTGACCAGCCACCCCGGTTACTCCCCCGCCGATGTCCTTGCCGCCGTCGCAGCCGTTTCCAGCAGGGAGCCGAACATCGTCCACCGTATCAACGACTACTCCACCGTGGCGGCGCTTGTGGCCACCGGTGGCGTGGTGGGGCTGCTGCCCAGGTACACGGCGGGTCCGGTCCTCAATCCCGACATCGTGCTGCGCCCGCTGGAGGGGATCAGCACTCGGCGCAGGATCGACCTGCTGGCCCGGCCGGAGAACCTGAAGCGGCGGTCCGTGGTGATGGTTTGCGAGGCGCTGGAGGACATCATGGCGGGCCTGGTGCGCCAGGGCTGA
- the gatC gene encoding Asp-tRNA(Asn)/Glu-tRNA(Gln) amidotransferase subunit GatC, with product MAAINRDDVAHLARLAHIEMSAEELDRMAGELAVIVDSVKSVSEAAGDDVPATSHPIPLTNVFRDDVVGHTFTAEQALSGAPDSDDNRFKVPAILDEA from the coding sequence ATGGCTGCGATCAACCGTGACGACGTCGCGCACCTCGCGCGGCTCGCTCACATCGAGATGAGTGCCGAAGAGCTGGACAGGATGGCCGGCGAGCTCGCCGTCATCGTGGATTCGGTCAAGTCCGTCAGCGAGGCCGCGGGGGACGACGTCCCGGCCACCTCGCACCCCATCCCGCTCACCAACGTGTTCCGCGATGACGTCGTGGGCCACACCTTCACGGCGGAACAGGCTCTCTCCGGCGCCCCGGACTCCGATGACAACCGTTTCAAGGTCCCGGCCATCCTGGATGAGGCATAG
- the gatA gene encoding Asp-tRNA(Asn)/Glu-tRNA(Gln) amidotransferase subunit GatA has translation MTDKTTSGDILIRLSAAQLAEKLHAGEVTAVEATQAYLDRIAAVDGHVNAFLHVNAEEALAVAAEVDAIRAAGGAEAEALHYLAGVPIAVKDLIVTIGQPTTAGSKILEGWHSPYDATVVERLRAAKMPILGKTNLDEFAMGSSTEHSAYGPTRNPWDLDRIPGGSGGGSAAAVAAFEAPLALGTDTGGSIRQPGAVTGTVGVKPTYGSVSRYGAIAMASSLDQIGPVTRTVLDSALLHQVIGGHDPRDSTSLPEPLADLVAAAKTGNVEGLRIGIIKELHGEGYQAGVENRFNDALELLKEAGAEIVEVSCPNFQYALGAYYLIMPSEASSNLAKFDGVRYGLRVLPEEGPMTIERVMGATRAAGFGDEVKRRIILGTYALSAGYYDAYYGSAQKVRTLVQRDFEAAFAQADVLISPTAPTTAFPLGEKLDDPLAMYLNDVATIPANLAGVPGLSLPGGLADEDGLPVGIQLLAPAREDARLYRVGAVLESLLEAKWGGPLLAQAPDLAVAGTLETQEAK, from the coding sequence ATGACTGACAAGACCACCAGCGGCGACATCCTGATCCGGCTCTCCGCCGCGCAGCTTGCCGAGAAACTCCACGCCGGCGAAGTCACCGCCGTCGAAGCCACTCAGGCCTACCTGGACCGCATCGCCGCCGTCGACGGCCATGTCAACGCCTTCCTGCACGTCAACGCCGAAGAGGCGCTCGCCGTCGCCGCCGAGGTGGACGCCATCCGCGCCGCCGGCGGAGCGGAAGCAGAAGCACTGCACTACCTGGCCGGCGTCCCCATCGCCGTGAAGGACCTGATCGTCACCATCGGCCAGCCCACCACCGCAGGCTCGAAGATCCTCGAAGGCTGGCATAGCCCGTACGACGCCACCGTCGTCGAACGCCTTCGCGCCGCAAAGATGCCCATCCTGGGCAAGACCAACCTGGACGAGTTCGCCATGGGCTCCTCCACGGAGCACTCCGCCTACGGCCCCACCCGCAACCCCTGGGACCTGGACCGGATCCCCGGCGGCTCGGGTGGTGGCTCCGCTGCCGCCGTCGCCGCTTTCGAGGCGCCCCTGGCCCTGGGTACGGACACTGGCGGCTCCATCCGCCAGCCCGGCGCCGTCACCGGAACCGTTGGCGTGAAGCCCACCTACGGCAGCGTCTCCCGCTACGGCGCCATCGCGATGGCGTCCTCCCTGGACCAGATCGGCCCCGTCACCCGCACCGTGCTGGACTCCGCGCTCCTGCACCAGGTCATCGGCGGCCACGATCCCCGCGACTCCACCTCGCTGCCCGAACCCCTGGCGGACCTCGTTGCTGCCGCGAAGACCGGCAACGTGGAGGGGCTGCGGATCGGCATCATCAAGGAACTGCACGGCGAGGGCTACCAGGCCGGCGTCGAAAACCGTTTCAACGACGCCCTGGAGCTGCTCAAGGAAGCCGGCGCGGAGATCGTTGAGGTCTCCTGCCCCAACTTCCAGTACGCGCTGGGCGCCTACTACCTGATCATGCCTTCCGAGGCCTCTTCCAACCTGGCCAAGTTCGACGGCGTCCGGTACGGCCTGCGTGTCCTCCCCGAAGAGGGCCCCATGACCATCGAACGCGTGATGGGTGCCACCCGCGCCGCCGGCTTCGGCGACGAAGTCAAGCGCCGCATCATCCTGGGCACCTACGCCCTGTCCGCCGGGTACTATGACGCCTACTACGGCTCCGCGCAGAAGGTCCGCACGCTGGTGCAGCGGGACTTCGAGGCCGCCTTTGCGCAGGCTGACGTCCTGATCTCGCCCACCGCCCCCACCACGGCGTTCCCGCTCGGTGAAAAACTGGACGATCCGCTGGCCATGTACCTCAACGACGTCGCCACCATCCCGGCCAACCTTGCCGGCGTCCCTGGCCTGTCGCTGCCTGGCGGCCTGGCGGACGAGGACGGGCTGCCTGTCGGTATCCAGTTGCTGGCCCCGGCCCGCGAGGACGCCCGCCTGTACCGGGTGGGTGCGGTCCTTGAATCGCTGCTCGAAGCCAAGTGGGGCGGCCCGCTGCTGGCCCAGGCTCCCGACCTTGCCGTTGCCGGAACCCTCGAAACCCAGGAGGCAAAATAA
- the tdh gene encoding L-threonine 3-dehydrogenase — protein MKALYKAGPHAGFELVDRPEPEAGPADVKIRVMTTGICGTDLHIQSWDSWAQGIIEAPLIAGHEFYGEVVEVGEDVREVKVGDRVSGEGHVVCGICRNCRAGRRQMCIHTVSVGVQRDGAFAEYVVIPETNAWVHHDPSVTPELGAIFDPFGNATHTALSFPLVGEDVLITGAGPIGLMAIAVARHAGARKIAVTDISRPRLDLARQLGADLAIDVSTTRVRDAQRELGMREGFDVGMEMSGHPSALPEMIDNMNHGGRIAMLGLPSQEITIDWGKVVTHMLTLKGIYGREMYETWYAMSAMLSSNPVLHAGISAVVTDTLPATDWEKGFEIARSGVGGKVVLDWTRL, from the coding sequence ATGAAGGCCCTGTACAAGGCCGGCCCGCACGCCGGTTTCGAGCTCGTAGACCGGCCCGAACCCGAGGCCGGTCCGGCGGACGTGAAAATCCGGGTCATGACCACGGGCATCTGCGGCACCGACCTGCACATCCAGTCCTGGGATTCCTGGGCGCAGGGGATCATTGAGGCTCCCCTTATCGCCGGGCATGAGTTCTATGGCGAAGTGGTGGAGGTGGGCGAGGACGTCCGCGAGGTCAAGGTAGGTGACCGGGTCTCGGGCGAAGGCCATGTGGTGTGCGGTATCTGCCGTAACTGCCGGGCAGGACGCCGCCAGATGTGCATCCACACTGTCAGCGTGGGTGTCCAGCGTGACGGTGCCTTTGCCGAGTACGTGGTGATCCCCGAAACCAACGCCTGGGTCCACCACGACCCCTCAGTCACGCCGGAGCTTGGCGCGATCTTCGACCCGTTCGGCAACGCCACCCACACCGCGCTGAGCTTCCCCCTGGTGGGCGAGGACGTGCTGATCACCGGCGCCGGTCCCATCGGACTCATGGCCATCGCTGTCGCCCGCCACGCAGGCGCACGCAAGATCGCCGTCACGGACATCTCCCGCCCGCGGCTGGACCTGGCCCGGCAGCTCGGCGCGGACCTTGCCATCGACGTCTCCACTACTCGGGTGCGCGACGCCCAACGTGAGCTGGGCATGCGTGAAGGCTTCGACGTCGGAATGGAAATGTCCGGCCATCCCTCCGCGCTGCCTGAGATGATCGACAACATGAATCACGGCGGCCGGATCGCCATGCTGGGACTGCCCAGCCAGGAGATCACCATCGACTGGGGCAAGGTGGTCACCCACATGCTCACGCTCAAGGGCATCTATGGCCGCGAGATGTACGAAACCTGGTACGCCATGAGCGCCATGCTCTCTTCCAATCCGGTCCTCCACGCCGGGATTTCCGCCGTGGTCACGGACACGCTGCCCGCAACGGACTGGGAGAAGGGCTTTGAGATTGCCCGCAGCGGCGTGGGCGGCAAAGTTGTCCTCGACTGGACCCGACTCTAA
- a CDS encoding glycine C-acetyltransferase, with amino-acid sequence MYTSMKDQLHDELEEIRTAGLYKTERSISSPQSSHITAGQIGGPGADVLNFCANNYLGLADHPDIISAAKAAMDERGFGMASVRFICGTQDLHLELEARVSKFLGTEDTILFSSCFDANGGVFESLFGAEDAVISDALNHASIIDGIRLCKAKRYRYANRDMAELEARLQEAQDARRKIIVTDGVFSMDGYLAPLKEICDLADKYGALVMVDDSHAVGFMGATGAGTPEHAGVSDRVDIYTGTFGKALGGASGGYVSGRREIVAMLRQKARPYLFSNSLAPAIVAATLKALDLVEKSGDLRRRLFENAELFRRRMTEEGFELLPGEHAIVPVMFGDAVMAAKVADRMLQHGVFVTAFSFPVVPRGAARIRVQLSAAHSADDVEACVRAFVAARAEAAA; translated from the coding sequence ATGTACACCTCCATGAAGGACCAGCTCCACGACGAGCTGGAAGAAATCCGCACAGCCGGGCTCTACAAGACCGAACGCAGCATCAGCTCGCCGCAGTCCAGCCACATCACCGCCGGGCAGATCGGCGGCCCGGGCGCCGACGTGCTGAACTTCTGCGCCAACAACTACCTGGGCCTGGCGGACCACCCGGACATCATAAGTGCCGCAAAGGCCGCCATGGACGAGCGCGGCTTCGGCATGGCCAGCGTCCGTTTTATTTGCGGCACCCAGGACCTGCACCTGGAGCTGGAAGCCAGGGTCTCCAAGTTCCTGGGTACCGAGGACACCATCCTGTTCTCCAGCTGCTTTGACGCCAACGGCGGGGTGTTCGAGTCCCTCTTTGGGGCCGAGGACGCCGTGATCTCCGATGCCCTGAACCACGCGTCCATCATCGACGGAATCCGCCTGTGCAAGGCCAAGCGCTACCGGTACGCCAACCGGGACATGGCCGAGCTTGAGGCCCGCCTGCAGGAGGCACAGGACGCCCGGCGGAAGATCATTGTCACCGACGGGGTGTTCTCCATGGACGGATACTTGGCTCCGCTCAAGGAAATCTGCGACCTCGCCGACAAGTACGGCGCACTGGTGATGGTGGACGACTCCCACGCCGTGGGTTTCATGGGTGCCACCGGTGCCGGTACCCCGGAACACGCCGGTGTCAGTGACCGCGTGGACATCTACACGGGTACCTTTGGCAAGGCGCTGGGCGGAGCCTCCGGCGGTTACGTGTCCGGCCGCAGGGAGATCGTCGCCATGCTCCGCCAGAAGGCGCGGCCCTACCTGTTCTCCAACTCCCTCGCTCCCGCCATCGTGGCCGCCACCCTCAAGGCGCTGGACCTGGTGGAGAAATCCGGTGACCTGCGACGCCGGCTGTTCGAAAACGCCGAGCTGTTCCGCCGCCGCATGACCGAGGAGGGGTTCGAACTGCTCCCCGGTGAGCACGCCATTGTCCCGGTGATGTTCGGTGACGCCGTGATGGCCGCCAAGGTGGCCGACCGGATGCTGCAGCACGGCGTCTTCGTCACCGCCTTCAGCTTCCCCGTGGTTCCGCGCGGTGCCGCAAGGATCCGGGTGCAGCTTTCAGCCGCCCATTCAGCGGACGACGTCGAAGCTTGCGTGCGTGCCTTCGTCGCCGCCCGCGCCGAGGCGGCAGCCTGA
- a CDS encoding NAD(P)/FAD-dependent oxidoreductase, with amino-acid sequence MAARYDVLIVGGGIAGLSLAYALAGRCSVVLVEAEQELAYHTSSRSARQLIPSYGPPVVQELTVRTLELLAARDAELPEPVLTPRSFMLIGSEAEVAAEASGHMQPITVERALELCPALKPGTFAAAGLDTGSFGCNAPLLLDEHRKRALAAGADIVTGARVHSAQRLGSGWQVGAGAEGFEVGVLVNAAGAWADELAVLSGVEKLGLQPYRRTAAIAAVERPLPAATPMVAAADNTFYFRPDGRDVLISPSETVPSGPEDARPRPGDVERLVEKLNAFTSLGITAVRRAWTGLRTEAADGIPVAGFDAEAAGFYWLAGQGGYGFQTSSALAEFAASQILAGQDPSGGTASFGGAADGPVSRTAQALAATRWSIRR; translated from the coding sequence ATGGCAGCTCGTTACGATGTCCTGATTGTGGGCGGGGGCATTGCCGGCCTCTCCCTGGCGTACGCGCTCGCGGGCCGCTGCAGTGTTGTGCTGGTGGAGGCGGAGCAGGAGTTGGCGTACCACACGTCCTCCCGCTCGGCCCGGCAGCTGATCCCCAGCTACGGACCGCCGGTGGTCCAGGAACTCACTGTCCGGACCCTTGAGCTGCTCGCGGCACGGGACGCGGAGCTCCCGGAACCGGTCCTGACGCCGCGCAGCTTCATGCTGATCGGCTCCGAGGCGGAAGTGGCCGCGGAAGCCAGCGGCCACATGCAGCCCATCACGGTTGAGCGCGCCTTGGAACTGTGCCCGGCCCTGAAGCCTGGAACCTTTGCCGCCGCGGGACTCGATACCGGATCCTTTGGCTGCAACGCACCCCTGCTTCTGGACGAACACCGCAAGCGGGCGCTCGCCGCCGGCGCCGACATCGTCACTGGAGCCCGGGTCCATTCGGCGCAACGGCTGGGTTCCGGCTGGCAGGTTGGTGCCGGCGCCGAGGGGTTCGAGGTGGGTGTGCTGGTCAATGCTGCCGGAGCGTGGGCGGACGAGCTCGCGGTGCTCAGCGGCGTCGAAAAGCTGGGCCTGCAGCCGTACCGGCGCACTGCGGCGATTGCCGCCGTCGAACGTCCCCTTCCGGCTGCCACTCCGATGGTGGCTGCGGCCGACAACACGTTTTATTTCCGTCCTGACGGCCGGGACGTGCTGATTTCGCCGTCCGAGACCGTTCCCAGCGGCCCCGAGGACGCACGCCCGCGGCCCGGAGATGTGGAACGCCTGGTGGAGAAGCTCAACGCCTTCACCAGCCTGGGAATTACGGCAGTCCGCCGGGCCTGGACCGGGCTGCGCACCGAAGCGGCAGATGGGATTCCGGTAGCGGGGTTCGATGCCGAAGCGGCAGGCTTCTATTGGCTTGCAGGGCAGGGCGGCTATGGGTTCCAAACCTCGTCAGCCCTGGCGGAATTCGCGGCGTCCCAGATCCTTGCCGGGCAGGACCCGTCCGGAGGTACTGCTTCCTTTGGTGGCGCCGCCGACGGTCCGGTATCCCGGACAGCGCAGGCCCTGGCAGCCACGCGCTGGTCCATCCGGCGTTGA